A single window of Methanoregula sp. DNA harbors:
- a CDS encoding nucleotide sugar dehydrogenase, which produces MTLASLLKKRGPIKRIGVVGMGYVGIPAAALFAASPKFDSVLGFQRNSPSSGYKIAMLNQGESPMKGEEPGLSDLLFKVVSKGKFSCTSDFSKIAGLDAVTVAIQTPFADNDDLLPDFSALMEGLSEVGRHLTPGTLVVLESTVTPGTTDGFAREILERESGLRAGVNFALAHAPERVMVGRLIRNIREHDRIVGGIDETSTRRATELYAPVLTTGKVIPMTARAAEVTKTAENTFRDLQIAAVNELALYCEAMGINFYDVRAGVDSLKGEGITRAMLWPGAGVGGHCLTKDTYHLERGVQLMGKGALDYPEGEPSLYVLARRINDFMPVHMVRLTLEALKRVKVSPKGARIALLGWAFLPNSDDTRNTPAEPYRDRLLKEGSSVQVHDPYVSGYQGVPVLGDLDDAVRGADAIIIFAGHHQYRDLDPVRLRKLSGKAHPVIVDGRNMVDPDAFIRCGFVYKGIGRGDKNSHAIVKV; this is translated from the coding sequence ATGACACTGGCATCTCTTCTTAAAAAAAGGGGCCCCATCAAAAGGATCGGGGTTGTCGGTATGGGGTATGTCGGCATCCCCGCAGCTGCCCTTTTTGCCGCGTCGCCGAAGTTTGACTCTGTCTTAGGGTTCCAGCGAAACTCCCCATCATCCGGGTATAAGATTGCGATGCTGAACCAGGGCGAGTCCCCGATGAAAGGCGAGGAACCCGGCCTTTCCGATCTTCTTTTTAAAGTCGTGTCAAAAGGTAAATTTTCCTGCACCTCCGACTTTTCAAAGATTGCCGGGCTTGATGCGGTTACGGTCGCTATCCAGACACCTTTTGCCGATAATGACGACCTTCTGCCTGATTTTTCCGCGCTCATGGAGGGGCTTTCAGAAGTAGGCAGGCACCTTACGCCCGGCACGCTTGTTGTGCTTGAGTCTACGGTCACGCCCGGAACAACTGATGGATTTGCCCGGGAGATCCTTGAACGGGAATCGGGATTGAGGGCGGGTGTGAACTTTGCGCTTGCCCATGCGCCAGAGCGGGTCATGGTCGGCAGGCTGATCCGGAATATCCGGGAGCACGACCGTATCGTAGGCGGGATCGATGAGACAAGCACGCGGCGGGCCACAGAATTGTATGCGCCGGTCCTCACGACCGGGAAGGTCATCCCGATGACAGCACGGGCTGCCGAAGTGACCAAAACAGCGGAGAACACGTTCCGTGACCTCCAGATTGCTGCAGTAAACGAGCTCGCCCTGTATTGCGAGGCGATGGGGATCAATTTCTACGATGTCAGGGCCGGTGTTGACAGTCTTAAAGGCGAGGGAATCACCCGCGCCATGCTCTGGCCCGGTGCAGGTGTCGGAGGGCACTGCCTGACTAAAGACACGTACCACCTTGAACGGGGTGTCCAGCTGATGGGCAAAGGGGCTCTTGATTACCCGGAAGGCGAGCCTTCGCTCTATGTCCTTGCCCGCAGGATCAATGATTTCATGCCCGTCCATATGGTCCGGCTTACCCTTGAAGCGCTGAAACGGGTGAAGGTATCACCGAAAGGAGCGCGCATTGCTCTCCTCGGCTGGGCGTTTCTTCCGAATTCCGATGATACCCGCAACACCCCTGCCGAACCGTACCGTGACCGCCTGCTCAAAGAAGGTTCCTCGGTACAAGTCCATGACCCTTATGTCAGCGGGTATCAGGGGGTGCCGGTGCTGGGAGATCTGGATGATGCAGTCCGGGGCGCAGACGCGATCATCATCTTTGCCGGCCACCACCAGTACCGGGACCTTGACCCGGTCAGGCTCCGGAAACTGTCGGGAAAAGCCCATCCCGTGATCGTGGACGGTCGCAACATGGTCGATCCCGATGCATTCATACGGTGCGGGTTCGTTTACAAGGGAATCGGGCGGGGCGACAAGAACAGCCACGCGATCGTGAAAGTTTAA
- a CDS encoding DUF169 domain-containing protein has product MDITIRDRFTALWQQYFPGADLPITLEFRQEPALLKKVPQPDGWRCLICQIGRVRNGTTLAFEARSITCGGGLMYAGYSDKRPPHFRYFLSHGKEGVIEGERYKQTPEIVDAWDKLIPPFSQQGKDLVFARWDKLTGKDNPGVVIFFARPEVMSGLFTLANFDRSDPNGVICPMGSGCSSIIYYPWLEQQKEDPKVVLGMFDPSARPCVPPDVLTMAFPMKRFLKVIGFMEESFLTTKTWDTVKKKIGRSVALSDKK; this is encoded by the coding sequence ATGGATATAACGATCCGCGACCGTTTCACTGCCCTCTGGCAGCAGTACTTCCCGGGTGCAGACCTCCCCATAACACTGGAATTCCGGCAAGAACCGGCTCTTCTAAAAAAAGTCCCGCAACCTGATGGCTGGCGCTGCCTTATCTGCCAGATCGGCCGTGTCAGGAACGGGACGACGCTTGCCTTCGAAGCCCGCTCGATCACCTGCGGGGGCGGGCTCATGTATGCAGGGTATTCCGACAAGCGCCCGCCGCACTTCCGGTATTTTCTCTCGCACGGGAAGGAAGGTGTTATTGAGGGCGAACGGTACAAACAGACGCCGGAGATTGTCGATGCCTGGGATAAGCTCATCCCTCCCTTTTCCCAGCAGGGAAAGGACTTGGTCTTTGCCCGGTGGGACAAGCTGACCGGAAAGGATAATCCCGGCGTGGTCATCTTCTTTGCCCGGCCAGAGGTCATGAGCGGACTTTTTACGCTCGCGAACTTCGACCGGAGCGATCCGAACGGGGTCATCTGCCCCATGGGATCGGGGTGTAGTTCCATCATCTACTACCCGTGGCTCGAGCAGCAGAAGGAAGACCCGAAAGTCGTGCTGGGCATGTTCGACCCGTCCGCACGGCCGTGCGTGCCTCCCGATGTCCTGACCATGGCGTTCCCGATGAAGCGGTTTTTAAAGGTGATCGGGTTCATGGAGGAGAGTTTTCTCACGACGAAGACGTGGGATACGGTGAAGAAGAAGATCGGGCGGAGTGTGGCACTCTCTGATAAAAAGTGA
- a CDS encoding PKD domain-containing protein has protein sequence MSPKENVTSEQDAPEVATRVMEQYGGLPSDAVFSWSETNYLEHQTGTGEVISKKPVTTTVAFGRRVNGLSLDGDTDGIRIELGSDGEPLEIRKRWRTLTYTGNVSIIPATKAVEKLLRDETMKNDWRPANVSAFIDIIRLRYYQKGDGDTNLEPVWVFVGETKPGDYGIKFLVYARQFANFTASPTVGSYPLVVQFTDTSDASPIKWYWDFGDGSNSTLRNPLHTYQTGGNYTVNLMAWNDLGSDTISRADYITIYPNPAPVAGFTSNYTWENHMAPLAVAFNDTSTGIITNWSWDFGDGTNSTLQNPIHIFNETPGELYGDYTVTLNVTDDVSRLSAYSDYISVVKGLYPNFTAEPTRGPAPLNVTFTDLTQDYEKALGLYWDFGDDSYYWPEEYPSPRTIYHEYASDGVYNVTLTYYGTHEEPYWLTKEYYIIVGNVSPPPVADFTANVTSGKVPLAVAFTDTSTGSPTDWMWDFGDGTNTTDQNPAHVYSTQGTYAIKLAATNAVGSNSLTRTDYITVFPLTIPAANFTADPISGKVPLTVSFSDTSTGSPTSWYWDFGDGTNSTGQNPIHTYTSSGVFSVSLNATNTDGSDTKVLPDYITVIPLIPPAANFTANPVSGTVPLLVGFRDLSTNTPTSWYWDFGDGTNSTDKNPLHGFTTAGNFTILLKAANVDGNDTVIKPDYITVTSLSPPVANFTANVTSGKNPLTVAFTDTSANTPTQWLWDFGDGNSAPEQNPVHIYTTAGTFTISLKATNADGRNTITKTDYIIVLPRIPPDAGFTANATTGNAPLVIAFTDTSTNTPDGWVWNFGDGTTSTVQNPVHIYTTAGKYTVSLTAANADGSDTETRPDYIIVTSLVPPVAGFSANITSGKVPLAVSFSDLSTGSPTGWSWTFGDSAGSSDRNPVHVYSSAGIYTVSLHVTNADGSDTATKVNYISVSSPVLPVANFLVNTTSGNTPLAVAFTDTSSGSPTSWSWNFGDGVTATGRNLVHVYSAVGKFTVSLTVTNPDGSDTITKPDYITVTSPTPTPTPTPTPGTIPATIRIEPETLNLKSKGVFTAFITLPSGYNVNNIDVASLVCEGAHAKSGHATGGGEYIAKFERQDLVGIVPGDAVTFTVVGNVIVNGNPIEFRGSDTIRVIE, from the coding sequence ATGAGCCCTAAAGAAAATGTAACCTCTGAACAGGATGCCCCTGAAGTGGCAACGAGGGTAATGGAACAATATGGTGGTTTACCCTCGGATGCAGTTTTTTCCTGGAGCGAGACGAATTACTTAGAACATCAAACAGGTACCGGGGAAGTTATATCCAAAAAACCTGTCACAACAACCGTTGCTTTTGGCAGACGGGTCAACGGATTGTCTCTTGATGGGGATACTGATGGAATCCGTATTGAACTGGGTTCGGATGGTGAACCCTTGGAGATCAGGAAAAGATGGAGGACCCTGACTTATACCGGCAATGTATCCATCATTCCCGCAACGAAGGCGGTTGAAAAATTGTTGCGAGATGAGACAATGAAAAACGATTGGAGACCGGCTAATGTAAGTGCATTTATCGATATTATCCGACTAAGATATTATCAAAAAGGTGATGGAGATACCAACTTAGAGCCGGTCTGGGTGTTCGTTGGTGAGACAAAACCGGGGGATTATGGGATCAAGTTTCTCGTTTACGCCCGCCAGTTCGCCAACTTCACCGCCTCGCCCACCGTCGGCTCTTACCCGCTGGTCGTCCAATTCACCGACACCTCGGATGCCTCACCGATAAAATGGTACTGGGACTTCGGTGACGGGTCGAATTCGACACTCCGGAATCCTTTGCATACGTACCAGACTGGCGGGAATTATACCGTCAACCTCATGGCATGGAACGATCTGGGCAGCGATACGATCTCCAGAGCGGATTATATCACCATCTATCCCAATCCTGCACCTGTTGCCGGCTTTACATCGAATTATACTTGGGAGAACCACATGGCACCGCTGGCTGTCGCGTTCAATGATACATCCACCGGTATTATCACCAACTGGTCGTGGGATTTCGGAGACGGGACAAATTCGACACTACAGAATCCGATCCATATCTTCAACGAAACTCCCGGGGAATTATATGGTGACTATACCGTTACTCTCAATGTCACTGATGACGTAAGTAGGTTGTCGGCTTACTCGGATTATATCAGCGTTGTCAAGGGATTATATCCGAATTTCACCGCAGAACCTACACGCGGGCCGGCCCCACTGAATGTTACGTTCACCGATCTCACTCAGGATTATGAGAAAGCGCTGGGATTGTACTGGGATTTCGGGGATGACAGCTATTACTGGCCGGAGGAATATCCATCACCCCGGACAATTTACCATGAATATGCTTCTGATGGTGTCTATAACGTCACCCTGACGTACTACGGAACCCATGAAGAACCGTACTGGCTGACAAAAGAGTATTACATCATTGTCGGTAACGTATCCCCGCCCCCGGTTGCCGATTTCACCGCAAACGTCACGTCCGGCAAAGTCCCGCTGGCTGTCGCTTTCACCGACACTTCAACCGGTTCACCAACGGACTGGATGTGGGACTTTGGCGATGGCACAAACACAACCGACCAGAACCCCGCCCATGTCTATTCCACACAAGGTACCTATGCAATAAAACTTGCGGCAACAAATGCTGTTGGGAGCAATTCGTTAACAAGGACGGATTATATCACGGTCTTCCCGCTCACGATACCTGCTGCAAACTTCACGGCAGATCCCATCTCCGGGAAAGTTCCCCTGACGGTATCGTTCAGCGATACCTCAACAGGCTCCCCAACTAGCTGGTACTGGGACTTCGGCGACGGTACCAATTCCACCGGACAAAACCCGATCCATACCTATACATCCTCTGGTGTATTTTCAGTATCGCTGAATGCAACAAACACTGATGGCAGCGATACAAAAGTGCTGCCGGATTACATTACTGTTATCCCGCTCATACCCCCGGCCGCAAACTTTACTGCAAATCCTGTCTCCGGAACTGTCCCTCTGCTTGTCGGGTTCAGAGACCTGTCGACAAATACCCCGACCAGCTGGTACTGGGACTTCGGTGATGGCACTAACTCTACCGATAAAAACCCATTACACGGATTCACTACAGCAGGAAATTTCACAATCTTGCTGAAGGCAGCAAATGTAGATGGCAATGACACAGTAATAAAACCGGATTACATAACGGTAACCTCGCTCTCACCACCTGTTGCGAACTTCACTGCCAATGTCACATCTGGAAAAAACCCGCTCACCGTTGCCTTTACCGATACCTCGGCCAATACACCAACCCAGTGGTTATGGGACTTCGGTGATGGTAATAGTGCTCCTGAACAAAACCCGGTTCACATATACACGACTGCCGGAACGTTCACAATATCCCTGAAAGCAACAAATGCCGATGGGCGCAACACGATAACAAAGACCGATTACATAATCGTCCTTCCACGCATCCCGCCCGATGCAGGTTTCACCGCGAATGCCACAACCGGTAATGCACCTCTCGTGATAGCCTTTACCGACACTTCAACCAATACACCGGATGGTTGGGTATGGAACTTCGGCGATGGTACCACATCAACCGTGCAAAATCCGGTTCATATCTACACGACCGCCGGAAAATACACTGTTTCATTAACCGCGGCAAATGCTGACGGCAGCGATACCGAGACCCGGCCGGATTATATCATCGTAACTTCGCTGGTTCCTCCGGTTGCCGGCTTCTCTGCCAACATCACATCCGGGAAAGTGCCTCTTGCGGTTTCATTTTCTGATCTGTCCACGGGTTCACCGACAGGATGGAGCTGGACGTTCGGCGACAGCGCAGGGTCATCGGACCGGAACCCGGTCCATGTTTACTCATCGGCGGGCATCTATACTGTCTCGCTGCATGTAACCAACGCGGACGGCAGTGATACCGCTACCAAAGTGAACTATATCTCTGTTTCATCCCCGGTTCTACCGGTTGCCAATTTCTTGGTCAACACCACGTCAGGCAATACACCTCTTGCAGTCGCGTTCACGGATACCTCGTCCGGATCACCAACCAGCTGGTCATGGAACTTCGGTGACGGAGTGACTGCAACAGGTCGGAACCTGGTCCATGTCTATTCAGCCGTGGGAAAATTTACCGTGTCCCTGACAGTGACAAATCCTGACGGTAGCGATACTATCACGAAGCCGGATTACATCACCGTTACTTCACCGACCCCGACTCCGACACCAACCCCGACACCAGGCACAATTCCGGCGACAATCAGAATCGAACCCGAAACCCTCAACCTGAAAAGCAAAGGTGTTTTTACCGCGTTCATCACCCTGCCTTCGGGATATAACGTGAATAATATCGATGTCGCTTCGCTTGTGTGCGAAGGCGCTCACGCAAAGAGTGGACACGCGACAGGAGGGGGTGAATATATTGCAAAGTTCGAGAGACAGGATCTGGTCGGGATTGTTCCGGGTGATGCGGTTACGTTCACGGTGGTTGGAAACGTGATTGTGAACGGAAATCCAATCGAATTTCGTGGGAGTGATACGATCAGAGTGATTGAATAG
- a CDS encoding PKD domain-containing protein yields the protein MKITMKTWFIIITSIFCAGILLSLFFNNPFSALTNEKQLEKGPVSNGTKPGEIVSASIESPIGIITINASSPPSSIPFYHATVRDGDIRYKALGDVMSSKENVTSEQDAPEVARKVMEQYGGLPPDAVFSWSETNYLEHQTGTGEVISKKPVTTTVAFGRRVNGLSLDGDTDGIRIELGSNGELLELRKTWRTLTYSGNVSIIPRAKAVENFEATNHVGVLIDTIVLRYYETGNGDTYLEPVWVFIGERQPEGNRLKYIINARQFADFSGTPTTVFISEPVSFTDTSQTAAVEWYWEFGDGVNSTLRNTTHSYLKSGNYTVNLTVWNEHGSDTISRTNYITVLPNQSLHIDTTSTKLIENQTTAMRNDKEP from the coding sequence ATGAAAATCACTATGAAAACCTGGTTTATAATAATTACCTCCATTTTCTGCGCAGGAATTTTATTATCATTGTTTTTCAATAATCCGTTCTCTGCCTTAACAAATGAAAAACAACTGGAAAAAGGCCCGGTGTCCAATGGGACTAAACCGGGAGAAATTGTATCCGCAAGTATTGAATCACCGATAGGGATTATTACGATAAACGCTTCATCCCCACCGTCATCCATACCGTTCTACCATGCTACCGTTCGTGATGGAGATATACGCTATAAAGCACTGGGAGATGTGATGAGCTCTAAAGAAAATGTGACCTCTGAACAGGATGCCCCTGAAGTGGCCAGGAAAGTGATGGAGCAGTATGGAGGATTGCCCCCGGATGCTGTTTTTTCCTGGAGCGAGACGAATTATCTAGAACATCAAACAGGTACCGGGGAAGTAATATCGAAAAAACCAGTTACAACAACCGTTGCCTTTGGCAGACGGGTCAATGGATTGTCTCTTGATGGGGATACTGATGGAATCCGCATTGAACTGGGTTCGAATGGCGAACTCCTAGAACTCAGGAAAACCTGGAGGACACTGACCTATTCCGGTAATGTGTCCATCATTCCAAGAGCGAAGGCTGTTGAAAATTTTGAGGCGACGAATCATGTCGGTGTCCTCATTGATACTATTGTCCTGCGGTATTATGAAACCGGAAATGGCGATACCTATCTTGAGCCGGTCTGGGTGTTTATTGGTGAAAGACAGCCGGAAGGTAACAGGCTCAAGTATATCATCAACGCCCGGCAATTCGCGGACTTTTCTGGGACGCCGACAACCGTCTTTATATCAGAACCTGTTTCATTCACTGACACCTCACAAACTGCTGCGGTTGAATGGTATTGGGAGTTTGGTGACGGCGTGAACTCAACACTCCGGAACACCACACACTCTTACCTGAAATCTGGTAATTATACGGTCAATCTCACCGTCTGGAATGAGCACGGCAGTGATACAATTTCAAGAACGAATTATATCACGGTTCTGCCAAATCAATCGCTACATATTGACACTACTTCAACCAAGCTGATCGAAAACCAAACAACTGCGATGAGGAACGATAAGGAACCGTGA
- a CDS encoding DUF6345 domain-containing protein, with product MLSGVTSLPSEDYLVGDTTFWNYVFTDNNDNPLNPPILWTYINYALAGNPAFSNLRIETNNWPEKIVLGTQPDASMITKTYSITSVYYNPFSEPDSRFQQDTECQIVIDKLKSAGWGEPVFYHKDLNVTSVDLGFNGGGLAENTFHWHTGHGWYNPNDPDPSSSGITLLRRDGTTFQLTPVDVAGRWNTKNKWVVFDVCLALGDPLWNKALGTTHGIFGFTTATSGNTNLPKQFFYYTKEEKYPLAQAWRNATIDTYYSIQAPDYIHDPNIKIPVGGAVRFDNEEQYKNDHLPGYGIIEPDEYPNDNDYVYQHWNCVRES from the coding sequence ATGCTGAGCGGGGTTACCAGTCTCCCTTCGGAAGATTATCTTGTGGGGGATACAACATTCTGGAATTACGTATTTACTGATAATAATGATAACCCACTCAATCCGCCGATCCTATGGACTTATATCAATTATGCACTGGCCGGTAATCCGGCATTTTCCAATCTCAGGATTGAGACGAACAACTGGCCGGAGAAGATTGTGCTGGGGACACAACCGGATGCTTCGATGATTACGAAGACGTATTCGATAACGAGCGTATATTATAATCCCTTTAGTGAACCTGATTCCAGATTTCAGCAAGATACAGAATGCCAAATAGTAATTGATAAGTTAAAATCTGCAGGATGGGGGGAACCAGTTTTTTATCATAAAGATCTCAATGTAACATCAGTCGATCTCGGATTTAATGGTGGTGGACTTGCTGAAAATACATTTCATTGGCATACGGGTCATGGATGGTATAACCCAAATGATCCGGATCCATCATCATCTGGTATAACATTATTAAGACGTGATGGAACCACTTTCCAACTTACGCCTGTAGATGTTGCCGGAAGGTGGAATACAAAAAATAAATGGGTGGTTTTTGATGTATGCCTCGCCTTAGGAGATCCTTTGTGGAATAAAGCATTGGGCACCACTCATGGTATTTTTGGATTTACAACAGCAACGTCGGGGAATACGAATTTACCAAAACAATTCTTCTATTACACAAAAGAAGAGAAATACCCTCTTGCACAAGCCTGGAGAAATGCTACAATTGATACATATTACAGTATTCAGGCTCCGGATTATATCCATGATCCAAATATAAAAATTCCGGTGGGGGGAGCTGTCAGGTTTGATAATGAAGAACAATATAAAAATGATCATCTGCCCGGTTATGGGATTATCGAGCCTGATGAATATCCGAATGATAATGATTATGTCTATCAACATTGGAATTGCGTGAGGGAGAGTTGA
- a CDS encoding methyltransferase domain-containing protein — MIEPDDRVLLVGEGREYWIRAGTGTFSTDKGQVDLGTLIGMDGGDVVTTHNGSQFTVRIPRPTDFFTHGKRSGAPMLPKDIGLVIAYTGMNRRDDVLDAGTGSGIAAIYFGGVAGTVKTYEIRPEFSALAQKNIAEAKLDNVEAVAADFLEAKGSFDVVHLDMQVASEHIIHAHALLRAGGYLACYTPFLEQMGAVVDAASTLFSEVHTHELIEREMTRSKRGTRPSTSVCHSGYVTIARK, encoded by the coding sequence ATGATTGAACCGGATGACCGTGTCCTGCTTGTAGGAGAGGGCCGGGAATACTGGATCCGGGCCGGCACCGGCACATTCTCGACCGACAAAGGGCAGGTCGATCTCGGCACGCTTATCGGGATGGACGGCGGGGATGTAGTGACCACCCACAACGGTTCCCAGTTCACCGTCCGCATCCCGCGGCCGACCGACTTTTTTACCCACGGCAAACGCTCCGGCGCACCCATGCTGCCCAAGGATATCGGGCTTGTCATTGCCTATACCGGGATGAACCGCCGGGATGACGTGCTGGATGCCGGCACCGGCAGCGGCATTGCGGCGATCTACTTCGGGGGGGTGGCAGGAACTGTGAAGACCTACGAGATCCGTCCGGAATTTTCAGCGCTGGCACAGAAGAACATTGCCGAGGCAAAGCTCGATAATGTCGAGGCAGTGGCCGCCGATTTCCTCGAAGCGAAAGGAAGTTTCGATGTCGTGCACCTTGACATGCAGGTCGCTTCGGAGCATATCATCCATGCACATGCCCTGCTCAGGGCCGGCGGATACCTCGCCTGCTACACGCCTTTTTTGGAGCAGATGGGGGCTGTCGTCGATGCAGCATCCACGTTGTTTTCCGAAGTCCATACCCACGAGCTGATCGAGCGGGAGATGACACGGTCAAAACGCGGGACGAGGCCCTCGACATCAGTGTGTCACTCGGGGTATGTGACGATTGCGAGGAAGTAA
- a CDS encoding nascent polypeptide-associated complex protein has translation MLPGNVNPRQMKAMMKKLGMNVEPIEDVQEIVIKTPKGSYVFDAAEVTAMTMQGVTTYQIVGQPRFVEPVPEIPTEDITMVASQAGVPEEAAKGALVATHGDIAEAILRLTKT, from the coding sequence ATGCTACCTGGAAATGTGAACCCGCGCCAGATGAAGGCGATGATGAAGAAGCTTGGCATGAATGTCGAGCCAATCGAGGACGTGCAGGAGATCGTGATCAAAACCCCAAAGGGCAGCTATGTCTTCGATGCGGCTGAAGTGACGGCCATGACCATGCAGGGCGTCACCACGTACCAGATTGTCGGCCAGCCCCGTTTTGTGGAACCTGTACCCGAGATCCCCACGGAAGATATCACCATGGTCGCGTCACAGGCAGGCGTTCCCGAAGAGGCGGCAAAAGGTGCGCTTGTTGCGACACACGGCGACATTGCCGAAGCCATCCTGCGTCTCACAAAAACATGA
- a CDS encoding pseudouridine synthase, with amino-acid sequence MSTEYSKNSLVRRVQAIADFQFGGLAGTGLFPEGCEFILSTTGRIRQVMLDSKRLATVRAKDGRLTLGIEGARRLHAILLPPQYRVVIRDDVAEFVAQGKNAFAKHVVAADPAIRAGDEVLVVAGEDWLVACGTAMLSGAEMLAFNYGRAVTVRQGSG; translated from the coding sequence GTGTCAACAGAATACTCAAAGAACAGTCTTGTGCGTCGGGTCCAGGCCATCGCTGATTTCCAGTTCGGGGGTCTGGCAGGCACCGGCCTCTTTCCGGAGGGTTGCGAATTTATCCTGTCGACCACCGGGCGCATCCGCCAGGTCATGCTGGATAGCAAACGTCTCGCGACAGTCCGTGCGAAGGATGGCAGGTTAACGCTGGGCATCGAAGGAGCCCGTCGCCTGCACGCGATCCTTTTGCCGCCGCAGTACCGTGTGGTTATCCGGGACGATGTGGCAGAGTTTGTGGCACAGGGGAAGAATGCCTTTGCCAAGCATGTTGTTGCAGCGGACCCTGCGATCCGGGCCGGTGACGAAGTGCTGGTGGTTGCAGGAGAGGACTGGCTGGTCGCATGCGGGACTGCGATGCTTTCCGGTGCGGAGATGCTGGCATTTAATTACGGTAGAGCGGTAACAGTACGGCAGGGGAGTGGATAA
- a CDS encoding DHH family phosphoesterase, whose translation MGFCDDVKAAAETIAAAGDITIISHIDADGIASEAILSQAITRTGIPCKSVFVRQLEPLTMPQVPADTSYKIFTDLGAGQQNLLFERGFLEHEILIVDHHVSQPCSRQYREVNCLSGGHGKMSAAGVAYLIAKAMDTSNTDLAKLAVIGNVGDMMARETCALVGLARDIIVEDGMRHGNTEVRKKDLNCYGTATRPLYLSLAYNDDPFIKGISNNPEGAIQFLRRLNVRQQTVDGKWLVWEEYPVEDRRTIISALAEQLIANGEPVDRLLAETYHFPDEPARTPLRNAQEYATLLNACGRWARPKVGGAILRGDRGNAYREAEHMLTNHRAIIRDLLGFIMDTGVTELECVQYIHVGARYPDTIVGIGAGMALSKLNSAKPILIMCSLPEDHNLTKVSMRTTERVVKRGIDLQQAISDASAEYGGGGGGHKIAAGAFIPRTAEQEFVTRVNRILKEQSCASGPGHR comes from the coding sequence ATGGGCTTTTGTGATGATGTAAAAGCAGCTGCAGAGACGATCGCAGCGGCAGGCGACATAACCATCATCTCCCATATCGATGCCGATGGTATTGCAAGTGAGGCAATCCTTTCGCAGGCGATTACCCGCACAGGGATCCCCTGCAAATCAGTCTTTGTCCGGCAGCTGGAACCGCTGACCATGCCGCAGGTGCCGGCCGATACGTCATATAAGATCTTCACAGACCTTGGAGCAGGTCAGCAGAACCTCCTTTTTGAGCGCGGTTTTCTCGAGCACGAGATCCTGATTGTCGACCACCATGTCAGCCAGCCCTGTTCGCGCCAGTACCGGGAGGTTAACTGCCTGTCCGGCGGTCACGGCAAAATGAGTGCGGCCGGTGTCGCGTACCTGATCGCAAAGGCGATGGATACGTCAAATACTGATCTTGCCAAGCTTGCGGTCATCGGTAATGTCGGTGATATGATGGCACGGGAAACCTGCGCCCTTGTGGGGCTTGCACGCGATATTATTGTTGAGGACGGCATGCGGCACGGGAATACCGAGGTGCGCAAAAAGGATCTCAACTGCTACGGCACTGCCACGCGCCCGCTCTACCTGTCGCTTGCCTACAATGACGACCCGTTTATCAAAGGGATCAGCAACAACCCCGAGGGCGCAATACAGTTCCTGCGCCGGCTCAATGTCCGCCAGCAGACTGTCGATGGGAAATGGCTTGTCTGGGAGGAATACCCGGTGGAGGACCGGCGGACCATCATATCCGCGCTTGCAGAGCAGCTGATCGCCAACGGCGAACCGGTAGACCGGCTCCTTGCCGAGACCTACCATTTCCCTGATGAACCCGCCCGCACCCCGCTGCGCAACGCGCAGGAATACGCAACGCTCTTAAACGCCTGCGGCAGGTGGGCGCGCCCGAAGGTGGGGGGAGCGATCCTGCGGGGTGACCGCGGAAACGCGTACCGTGAGGCAGAGCACATGCTCACCAACCACCGCGCCATCATCCGTGACCTGCTCGGCTTTATCATGGACACCGGCGTGACCGAACTCGAATGTGTCCAGTACATCCATGTCGGGGCACGTTACCCGGATACGATTGTCGGCATAGGTGCGGGAATGGCCCTGTCCAAACTGAACAGTGCAAAACCGATCCTGATCATGTGCTCCCTGCCGGAAGACCATAACCTGACAAAGGTATCCATGCGGACAACCGAACGGGTTGTGAAGCGCGGCATCGACCTCCAGCAGGCGATCAGCGATGCCTCCGCAGAATATGGCGGCGGAGGCGGCGGGCATAAGATTGCAGCAGGAGCATTTATTCCAAGAACTGCAGAACAGGAGTTTGTTACCCGTGTCAACAGAATACTCAAAGAACAGTCTTGTGCGTCGGGTCCAGGCCATCGCTGA